From the genome of Oscillospiraceae bacterium:
TTGGCAGTGGTGCGGCTTTTGCCGCAGCACAGGCCAATCAAATGAGGTGCTTATCGATGAAAATTCAGGTAAACGGAAATGATGTCACACTGGACACAGCCCCTACTATACAGGAACTGCTGGTCCTGCAAAAAGCGGAAATGCCCGATTATGTTAGCGTGCAGGTCAATGACGACTTTGTTCCGCGTGCAGAGTTTGGCACACGGCACGTCGCCGACGGTGACACTGTAGAATTTCTTTACTTTATGGGGGGCGGGCAGTGTGAAGTTCACGAATGA
Proteins encoded in this window:
- the thiS gene encoding sulfur carrier protein ThiS, which encodes MKIQVNGNDVTLDTAPTIQELLVLQKAEMPDYVSVQVNDDFVPRAEFGTRHVADGDTVEFLYFMGGGQCEVHE